One window from the genome of Xiphophorus hellerii strain 12219 chromosome 16, Xiphophorus_hellerii-4.1, whole genome shotgun sequence encodes:
- the rfx1a gene encoding MHC class II regulatory factor RFX1a isoform X3 translates to MATSAYVGEMQPAAQPQGAAVTVTPGQPDTASTPATTPQFLAEIQTAVATPTVVTPTGQTTPTEQVSVVASQKPAAGSQTQTASQVQPAQTQYVTAEIQGSPTQSGNAQSTPQYIVVTVTEGSLHSSDSVSDSSPPPAVVQTGVPTQVVQQVQAAQQRSVVQATSQIAKTEPGTQLSVTNLQPVHITQEVQQQLASVPVQHVYANQVQYVEGGDTNYTTSTIRSSNFPYTETPLYTQSTAAQYYEGQPTSGAQASSPGTSLTVAVTAGATGGVSMFVAQPTSAAGAGATVVTAGGTANGSEEGAGTNGSTAGSYVIQGGYMLGSGSNSSSSSSNGGAAGNSQNYSHSARASPATVQWLLDNYETAEGVSLPRSTLYCHYLLHCQEQKLEPVNAASFGKLIRSVFMGLRTRRLGTRGNSKYHYYGLRIKAGSSLLRLMEDQQHLAMRQQPFSQKQRLKPVHKVEGMTNGTAAGAGQQQQQQQGAGHVDISTQVQQYQQFLDASRSLPEFPDIDLHGKSFPEGIELDHIKSFQLLYREHCEAILDVMVNLQFTLVETLWKTFWRFSQSQAGDTPMAVHDESEKRLPKSCLVLLCKYEPVLRWSRDCDNSLYQSLVEILIPDVLRPIPSALTQAIRNFAKSLESWLTNAMMNIPEEMVRIKVTSANAFAQTLRRYTSLNHLAQAARAVLQNTAQINQMLSDLNRVDFANVQEQASWVCRCEDRVVQRLEQDFKLTLQQQNSLEQWAVWLDGVVSQVLKPYQHSPAFPKAAKLFLLKWSFYSSMVIRDLTLRSAASFGSFHLIRLLYDEYMYYLIEHRVAQAKGETPIAVMGEFASLGRGLNQLDPDKEEEEEEDDESEEEGQELTLPADAAVLGEESLEPPAKLARTDQRVLFTTGSADN, encoded by the exons ATGGCCACCTCAGCCTATGTAGGGGAGATGCAACCAGCAGCCCAGCCTCAGGGGGCTGCTGTGACCGTCACACCGGGTCAACCTGACACTGCCTCCACCCCTGCAACTACACCTCAGTTTCTGGCAGAGATTCAAACTGCTGTGGCTACCCCCACTGTTGTCACACCTACAGGCCAAACTACTCCCACTGAGCAGGTTTCCGTGGTCGCCTCTCAGAAGCCTGCAGCCGGGAGTCAAACCCAGACCGCATCACAGGTGCAGCCGGCTCAAACGCAGTATGTGACAGCAGAGATCCAGGGTTCCCCCACGCAGTCTGGCAATGCTCAAAGCACTCCTCAGTACATTGTTGTCACAGTCACAG AGGGTTCTCTTCACTCAAGTGACAGTGTGTCAGATTCTAGCCCTCCTCCAGCTGTTGTGCAGACAGGAGTTCCCACACAGGTTGTTCAGCAGGTACAGGCAGCCCAGCAG AGGTCGGTGGTGCAGGCCACTTCTCAGATAGCCAAAACTGAGCCAGGCACACAACTCAGTGTCACCAATCTACAGCCTGTTCATATCACACAGGAA gtccagcagcagcttgcttCAGTGCCGGTGCAGCATGTGTACGCCAACCAAGTGCAGTATGTGGAAGGAGGAGACACCAACTACACCACCAGCACCAT CCGCTCCAGCAACTTCCCTTACACTGAAACGCCGCTGTACACCCAGAGCACAGCTGCCCAGTATTACGAAGGTCAGCCGACTTCAGGCGCACAGGCCTCCTCCCCCGGCACGAGTTTGACAGTCGCCGTGACTGCCGGCGCCACGGGGGGCGTGTCCATGTTTGTGGCCCAGCCCACTAGTGCAGCAGGGGCCGGCGCCACTGTAGTGACCGCCGGGGGCACTGCCAACGGGTCAGAGGAAGGGGCGGGCACCAATGGTAGCACAGCAGGCAGTTACGTGATCCAGGGTGGTTACATGCTGGGCAGtggcagcaacagcagcagcagcagcagcaacggAGGGGCCGCCGGGAACAGTCAGAACTACTCACACAGCGCCCGCGCCTCCCCAGCCACT GTACAGTGGTTGCTGGACAACTATGAGACGGCTGAAGGAGTAAGTCTGCCACGTTCCACGCTGTACTGCCACTACCTGCTGCACTGCCAGGAACAGAAGCTTGAACCAGTCAATGCTGCTTCCTTTGGGAAACTCATCCGATCCGTGTTCATGGGGCTACGCACGCGACGCCTGGGCACTCG GGGCAATTCTAAATACCACTATTACGGACTGAGAATCAAGGCCGGCTCATCTCTTCTCCGACTGATGGAAGACCAACAACATTTGGCCATGAGGCAACAGCCGTTCTCTCAGAAACAAAG GTTGAAGCCCGTGCATAAAGTTGAAGGTATGACCAATGGGACCGCAGCAGGAGCAGgccagcagcaacagcagcaacagggAGCAGGACATGTGGACATCAGTACCCAGGTTCAGCAGTACCAGCAGTTCCTGG ATGCTTCTCGATCTCTCCCAGAGTTTCCAGACATCGACCTCCACGGGAAGTCTTTCCCGGAGGGAATTGAACTCGACCACATAAAGAGCTTTCAGCTGCTTTACAGAGAACACTGTGAG gCCATACTGGACGTTATGGTCAATCTGCAGTTTACACTGGTAGAGACTCTATGGAAAACCTTCTGGAGGTTCAGCCAAAGCCAAGCTGGAGATACTCCAATGGCTGT GCACGATGAGTCAGAGAAGCGCCTCCCAAAATCCTGCCTGGTGTTGCTGTGCAAGTACGAGCCGGTGCTGCGCTGGAGCCGCGACTGTGACAACAGCCTGTACCAGAGCCTGGTGGAGATCCTCATCCCCGACGTCCTCAGACCCATCCCCA GTGCCTTAACACAAGCCATTCGTAACTTTGCCAAGAGCCTTGAGAGCTGGCTGACCAACGCCATGATGAACATCCCTGAGGAAATGGTCCGCATCAAG GTGACATCAGCCAATGCTTTTGCCCAGACGCTGCGCCGCTACACCAGTCTGAACCATCTTGCTCAGGCAGCCCGCGCTGTCCTCCAGAACACAGCTCAGATCAACCAGATGCTCTCCGATCTCAACCGAGTCGACTTTGCGAATGTTCAG GAGCAAGCTTCATGGGTGTGCAGATGCGAAGACCGTGTGGTGCAGCGGCTGGAGCAGGACTTCAAGCTgaccctgcagcagcagaactcCTTGGAGCAGTGGGCCGTGTGGCTTGATGGTGTGGTCTCCCAGGTCCTGAAGCCATACCAGCACAGCCCTGCGTTTCCAAAGGCTGCCAAGCTTTTCTTACTCAAGTGGTCGTTTTACAG TTCCATGGTGATCAGGGACCTCACCCTACGAAGTGCAGCCAGTTTTGGTTCCTTTCACTTGATCCGCCTGCTATATGACGAGTACATGTACTACCTTATCGAGCACAGAGTGGCCCAGGCTAAGGGAGAAACCCCCATCGCCGTGATGGGAGAG TTTGCCAGTTTAGGTCGCGGTCTGAACCAGCTGGATCCTGACAAAG aagaggaagaggaagaagatgatGAGAGTGAGGAAGAGGGCCAGGAGCTGACCCTCCCCGCCGATGCGGCGGTGCTTGGAGAGGAGTCTCTGGAGCCTCCAGCCAAGCTAGCCAGAACGGACCAGCGCGTCCTCTTCACCACGGGCTCGGCTGACAACTAA
- the rfx1a gene encoding MHC class II regulatory factor RFX1a isoform X2, giving the protein MATSAYVGEMQPAAQPQGAAVTVTPGQPDTASTPATTPQFLAEIQTAVATPTVVTPTGQTTPTEQVSVVASQKPAAGSQTQTASQVQPAQTQYVTAEIQGSPTQSGNAQSTPQYIVVTVTEGSLHSSDSVSDSSPPPAVVQTGVPTQVVQQVQAAQQRSVVQATSQIAKTEPGTQLSVTNLQPVHITQEVQQQLASVPVQHVYANQVQYVEGGDTNYTTSTIRSSNFPYTETPLYTQSTAAQYYEGQPTSGAQASSPGTSLTVAVTAGATGGVSMFVAQPTSAAGAGATVVTAGGTANGSEEGAGTNGSTAGSYVIQGGYMLGSGSNSSSSSSNGGAAGNSQNYSHSARASPATVSITEGEESSVPSADKKWLLDNYETAEGVSLPRSTLYCHYLLHCQEQKLEPVNAASFGKLIRSVFMGLRTRRLGTRGNSKYHYYGLRIKAGSSLLRLMEDQQHLAMRQQPFSQKQRLKPVHKVEGMTNGTAAGAGQQQQQQQGAGHVDISTQVQQYQQFLDASRSLPEFPDIDLHGKSFPEGIELDHIKSFQLLYREHCEAILDVMVNLQFTLVETLWKTFWRFSQSQAGDTPMAVHDESEKRLPKSCLVLLCKYEPVLRWSRDCDNSLYQSLVEILIPDVLRPIPSALTQAIRNFAKSLESWLTNAMMNIPEEMVRIKVTSANAFAQTLRRYTSLNHLAQAARAVLQNTAQINQMLSDLNRVDFANVQEQASWVCRCEDRVVQRLEQDFKLTLQQQNSLEQWAVWLDGVVSQVLKPYQHSPAFPKAAKLFLLKWSFYSSMVIRDLTLRSAASFGSFHLIRLLYDEYMYYLIEHRVAQAKGETPIAVMGEFASLGRGLNQLDPDKEEEEEEDDESEEEGQELTLPADAAVLGEESLEPPAKLARTDQRVLFTTGSADN; this is encoded by the exons ATGGCCACCTCAGCCTATGTAGGGGAGATGCAACCAGCAGCCCAGCCTCAGGGGGCTGCTGTGACCGTCACACCGGGTCAACCTGACACTGCCTCCACCCCTGCAACTACACCTCAGTTTCTGGCAGAGATTCAAACTGCTGTGGCTACCCCCACTGTTGTCACACCTACAGGCCAAACTACTCCCACTGAGCAGGTTTCCGTGGTCGCCTCTCAGAAGCCTGCAGCCGGGAGTCAAACCCAGACCGCATCACAGGTGCAGCCGGCTCAAACGCAGTATGTGACAGCAGAGATCCAGGGTTCCCCCACGCAGTCTGGCAATGCTCAAAGCACTCCTCAGTACATTGTTGTCACAGTCACAG AGGGTTCTCTTCACTCAAGTGACAGTGTGTCAGATTCTAGCCCTCCTCCAGCTGTTGTGCAGACAGGAGTTCCCACACAGGTTGTTCAGCAGGTACAGGCAGCCCAGCAG AGGTCGGTGGTGCAGGCCACTTCTCAGATAGCCAAAACTGAGCCAGGCACACAACTCAGTGTCACCAATCTACAGCCTGTTCATATCACACAGGAA gtccagcagcagcttgcttCAGTGCCGGTGCAGCATGTGTACGCCAACCAAGTGCAGTATGTGGAAGGAGGAGACACCAACTACACCACCAGCACCAT CCGCTCCAGCAACTTCCCTTACACTGAAACGCCGCTGTACACCCAGAGCACAGCTGCCCAGTATTACGAAGGTCAGCCGACTTCAGGCGCACAGGCCTCCTCCCCCGGCACGAGTTTGACAGTCGCCGTGACTGCCGGCGCCACGGGGGGCGTGTCCATGTTTGTGGCCCAGCCCACTAGTGCAGCAGGGGCCGGCGCCACTGTAGTGACCGCCGGGGGCACTGCCAACGGGTCAGAGGAAGGGGCGGGCACCAATGGTAGCACAGCAGGCAGTTACGTGATCCAGGGTGGTTACATGCTGGGCAGtggcagcaacagcagcagcagcagcagcaacggAGGGGCCGCCGGGAACAGTCAGAACTACTCACACAGCGCCCGCGCCTCCCCAGCCACTGTGAGTATTACAGAGGGCGAGGAGAGTAGCGTGCCGTCGGCAGACAAGAAG TGGTTGCTGGACAACTATGAGACGGCTGAAGGAGTAAGTCTGCCACGTTCCACGCTGTACTGCCACTACCTGCTGCACTGCCAGGAACAGAAGCTTGAACCAGTCAATGCTGCTTCCTTTGGGAAACTCATCCGATCCGTGTTCATGGGGCTACGCACGCGACGCCTGGGCACTCG GGGCAATTCTAAATACCACTATTACGGACTGAGAATCAAGGCCGGCTCATCTCTTCTCCGACTGATGGAAGACCAACAACATTTGGCCATGAGGCAACAGCCGTTCTCTCAGAAACAAAG GTTGAAGCCCGTGCATAAAGTTGAAGGTATGACCAATGGGACCGCAGCAGGAGCAGgccagcagcaacagcagcaacagggAGCAGGACATGTGGACATCAGTACCCAGGTTCAGCAGTACCAGCAGTTCCTGG ATGCTTCTCGATCTCTCCCAGAGTTTCCAGACATCGACCTCCACGGGAAGTCTTTCCCGGAGGGAATTGAACTCGACCACATAAAGAGCTTTCAGCTGCTTTACAGAGAACACTGTGAG gCCATACTGGACGTTATGGTCAATCTGCAGTTTACACTGGTAGAGACTCTATGGAAAACCTTCTGGAGGTTCAGCCAAAGCCAAGCTGGAGATACTCCAATGGCTGT GCACGATGAGTCAGAGAAGCGCCTCCCAAAATCCTGCCTGGTGTTGCTGTGCAAGTACGAGCCGGTGCTGCGCTGGAGCCGCGACTGTGACAACAGCCTGTACCAGAGCCTGGTGGAGATCCTCATCCCCGACGTCCTCAGACCCATCCCCA GTGCCTTAACACAAGCCATTCGTAACTTTGCCAAGAGCCTTGAGAGCTGGCTGACCAACGCCATGATGAACATCCCTGAGGAAATGGTCCGCATCAAG GTGACATCAGCCAATGCTTTTGCCCAGACGCTGCGCCGCTACACCAGTCTGAACCATCTTGCTCAGGCAGCCCGCGCTGTCCTCCAGAACACAGCTCAGATCAACCAGATGCTCTCCGATCTCAACCGAGTCGACTTTGCGAATGTTCAG GAGCAAGCTTCATGGGTGTGCAGATGCGAAGACCGTGTGGTGCAGCGGCTGGAGCAGGACTTCAAGCTgaccctgcagcagcagaactcCTTGGAGCAGTGGGCCGTGTGGCTTGATGGTGTGGTCTCCCAGGTCCTGAAGCCATACCAGCACAGCCCTGCGTTTCCAAAGGCTGCCAAGCTTTTCTTACTCAAGTGGTCGTTTTACAG TTCCATGGTGATCAGGGACCTCACCCTACGAAGTGCAGCCAGTTTTGGTTCCTTTCACTTGATCCGCCTGCTATATGACGAGTACATGTACTACCTTATCGAGCACAGAGTGGCCCAGGCTAAGGGAGAAACCCCCATCGCCGTGATGGGAGAG TTTGCCAGTTTAGGTCGCGGTCTGAACCAGCTGGATCCTGACAAAG aagaggaagaggaagaagatgatGAGAGTGAGGAAGAGGGCCAGGAGCTGACCCTCCCCGCCGATGCGGCGGTGCTTGGAGAGGAGTCTCTGGAGCCTCCAGCCAAGCTAGCCAGAACGGACCAGCGCGTCCTCTTCACCACGGGCTCGGCTGACAACTAA
- the rfx1a gene encoding MHC class II regulatory factor RFX1a isoform X4, producing the protein MATSAYVGEMQPAAQPQGAAVTVTPGQPDTASTPATTPQFLAEIQTAVATPTVVTPTGQTTPTEQVSVVASQKPAAGSQTQTASQVQPAQTQYVTAEIQGSPTQSGNAQSTPQYIVVTVTEGSLHSSDSVSDSSPPPAVVQTGVPTQVVQQVQAAQQRSVVQATSQIAKTEPGTQLSVTNLQPVHITQEVQQQLASVPVQHVYANQVQYVEGGDTNYTTSTIRSSNFPYTETPLYTQSTAAQYYEGQPTSGAQASSPGTSLTVAVTAGATGGVSMFVAQPTSAAGAGATVVTAGGTANGSEEGAGTNGSTAGSYVIQGGYMLGSGSNSSSSSSNGGAAGNSQNYSHSARASPATWLLDNYETAEGVSLPRSTLYCHYLLHCQEQKLEPVNAASFGKLIRSVFMGLRTRRLGTRGNSKYHYYGLRIKAGSSLLRLMEDQQHLAMRQQPFSQKQRLKPVHKVEGMTNGTAAGAGQQQQQQQGAGHVDISTQVQQYQQFLDASRSLPEFPDIDLHGKSFPEGIELDHIKSFQLLYREHCEAILDVMVNLQFTLVETLWKTFWRFSQSQAGDTPMAVHDESEKRLPKSCLVLLCKYEPVLRWSRDCDNSLYQSLVEILIPDVLRPIPSALTQAIRNFAKSLESWLTNAMMNIPEEMVRIKVTSANAFAQTLRRYTSLNHLAQAARAVLQNTAQINQMLSDLNRVDFANVQEQASWVCRCEDRVVQRLEQDFKLTLQQQNSLEQWAVWLDGVVSQVLKPYQHSPAFPKAAKLFLLKWSFYSSMVIRDLTLRSAASFGSFHLIRLLYDEYMYYLIEHRVAQAKGETPIAVMGEFASLGRGLNQLDPDKEEEEEEDDESEEEGQELTLPADAAVLGEESLEPPAKLARTDQRVLFTTGSADN; encoded by the exons ATGGCCACCTCAGCCTATGTAGGGGAGATGCAACCAGCAGCCCAGCCTCAGGGGGCTGCTGTGACCGTCACACCGGGTCAACCTGACACTGCCTCCACCCCTGCAACTACACCTCAGTTTCTGGCAGAGATTCAAACTGCTGTGGCTACCCCCACTGTTGTCACACCTACAGGCCAAACTACTCCCACTGAGCAGGTTTCCGTGGTCGCCTCTCAGAAGCCTGCAGCCGGGAGTCAAACCCAGACCGCATCACAGGTGCAGCCGGCTCAAACGCAGTATGTGACAGCAGAGATCCAGGGTTCCCCCACGCAGTCTGGCAATGCTCAAAGCACTCCTCAGTACATTGTTGTCACAGTCACAG AGGGTTCTCTTCACTCAAGTGACAGTGTGTCAGATTCTAGCCCTCCTCCAGCTGTTGTGCAGACAGGAGTTCCCACACAGGTTGTTCAGCAGGTACAGGCAGCCCAGCAG AGGTCGGTGGTGCAGGCCACTTCTCAGATAGCCAAAACTGAGCCAGGCACACAACTCAGTGTCACCAATCTACAGCCTGTTCATATCACACAGGAA gtccagcagcagcttgcttCAGTGCCGGTGCAGCATGTGTACGCCAACCAAGTGCAGTATGTGGAAGGAGGAGACACCAACTACACCACCAGCACCAT CCGCTCCAGCAACTTCCCTTACACTGAAACGCCGCTGTACACCCAGAGCACAGCTGCCCAGTATTACGAAGGTCAGCCGACTTCAGGCGCACAGGCCTCCTCCCCCGGCACGAGTTTGACAGTCGCCGTGACTGCCGGCGCCACGGGGGGCGTGTCCATGTTTGTGGCCCAGCCCACTAGTGCAGCAGGGGCCGGCGCCACTGTAGTGACCGCCGGGGGCACTGCCAACGGGTCAGAGGAAGGGGCGGGCACCAATGGTAGCACAGCAGGCAGTTACGTGATCCAGGGTGGTTACATGCTGGGCAGtggcagcaacagcagcagcagcagcagcaacggAGGGGCCGCCGGGAACAGTCAGAACTACTCACACAGCGCCCGCGCCTCCCCAGCCACT TGGTTGCTGGACAACTATGAGACGGCTGAAGGAGTAAGTCTGCCACGTTCCACGCTGTACTGCCACTACCTGCTGCACTGCCAGGAACAGAAGCTTGAACCAGTCAATGCTGCTTCCTTTGGGAAACTCATCCGATCCGTGTTCATGGGGCTACGCACGCGACGCCTGGGCACTCG GGGCAATTCTAAATACCACTATTACGGACTGAGAATCAAGGCCGGCTCATCTCTTCTCCGACTGATGGAAGACCAACAACATTTGGCCATGAGGCAACAGCCGTTCTCTCAGAAACAAAG GTTGAAGCCCGTGCATAAAGTTGAAGGTATGACCAATGGGACCGCAGCAGGAGCAGgccagcagcaacagcagcaacagggAGCAGGACATGTGGACATCAGTACCCAGGTTCAGCAGTACCAGCAGTTCCTGG ATGCTTCTCGATCTCTCCCAGAGTTTCCAGACATCGACCTCCACGGGAAGTCTTTCCCGGAGGGAATTGAACTCGACCACATAAAGAGCTTTCAGCTGCTTTACAGAGAACACTGTGAG gCCATACTGGACGTTATGGTCAATCTGCAGTTTACACTGGTAGAGACTCTATGGAAAACCTTCTGGAGGTTCAGCCAAAGCCAAGCTGGAGATACTCCAATGGCTGT GCACGATGAGTCAGAGAAGCGCCTCCCAAAATCCTGCCTGGTGTTGCTGTGCAAGTACGAGCCGGTGCTGCGCTGGAGCCGCGACTGTGACAACAGCCTGTACCAGAGCCTGGTGGAGATCCTCATCCCCGACGTCCTCAGACCCATCCCCA GTGCCTTAACACAAGCCATTCGTAACTTTGCCAAGAGCCTTGAGAGCTGGCTGACCAACGCCATGATGAACATCCCTGAGGAAATGGTCCGCATCAAG GTGACATCAGCCAATGCTTTTGCCCAGACGCTGCGCCGCTACACCAGTCTGAACCATCTTGCTCAGGCAGCCCGCGCTGTCCTCCAGAACACAGCTCAGATCAACCAGATGCTCTCCGATCTCAACCGAGTCGACTTTGCGAATGTTCAG GAGCAAGCTTCATGGGTGTGCAGATGCGAAGACCGTGTGGTGCAGCGGCTGGAGCAGGACTTCAAGCTgaccctgcagcagcagaactcCTTGGAGCAGTGGGCCGTGTGGCTTGATGGTGTGGTCTCCCAGGTCCTGAAGCCATACCAGCACAGCCCTGCGTTTCCAAAGGCTGCCAAGCTTTTCTTACTCAAGTGGTCGTTTTACAG TTCCATGGTGATCAGGGACCTCACCCTACGAAGTGCAGCCAGTTTTGGTTCCTTTCACTTGATCCGCCTGCTATATGACGAGTACATGTACTACCTTATCGAGCACAGAGTGGCCCAGGCTAAGGGAGAAACCCCCATCGCCGTGATGGGAGAG TTTGCCAGTTTAGGTCGCGGTCTGAACCAGCTGGATCCTGACAAAG aagaggaagaggaagaagatgatGAGAGTGAGGAAGAGGGCCAGGAGCTGACCCTCCCCGCCGATGCGGCGGTGCTTGGAGAGGAGTCTCTGGAGCCTCCAGCCAAGCTAGCCAGAACGGACCAGCGCGTCCTCTTCACCACGGGCTCGGCTGACAACTAA
- the rfx1a gene encoding MHC class II regulatory factor RFX1a isoform X1, producing the protein MATSAYVGEMQPAAQPQGAAVTVTPGQPDTASTPATTPQFLAEIQTAVATPTVVTPTGQTTPTEQVSVVASQKPAAGSQTQTASQVQPAQTQYVTAEIQGSPTQSGNAQSTPQYIVVTVTEGSLHSSDSVSDSSPPPAVVQTGVPTQVVQQVQAAQQRSVVQATSQIAKTEPGTQLSVTNLQPVHITQEVQQQLASVPVQHVYANQVQYVEGGDTNYTTSTIRSSNFPYTETPLYTQSTAAQYYEGQPTSGAQASSPGTSLTVAVTAGATGGVSMFVAQPTSAAGAGATVVTAGGTANGSEEGAGTNGSTAGSYVIQGGYMLGSGSNSSSSSSNGGAAGNSQNYSHSARASPATVSITEGEESSVPSADKKVQWLLDNYETAEGVSLPRSTLYCHYLLHCQEQKLEPVNAASFGKLIRSVFMGLRTRRLGTRGNSKYHYYGLRIKAGSSLLRLMEDQQHLAMRQQPFSQKQRLKPVHKVEGMTNGTAAGAGQQQQQQQGAGHVDISTQVQQYQQFLDASRSLPEFPDIDLHGKSFPEGIELDHIKSFQLLYREHCEAILDVMVNLQFTLVETLWKTFWRFSQSQAGDTPMAVHDESEKRLPKSCLVLLCKYEPVLRWSRDCDNSLYQSLVEILIPDVLRPIPSALTQAIRNFAKSLESWLTNAMMNIPEEMVRIKVTSANAFAQTLRRYTSLNHLAQAARAVLQNTAQINQMLSDLNRVDFANVQEQASWVCRCEDRVVQRLEQDFKLTLQQQNSLEQWAVWLDGVVSQVLKPYQHSPAFPKAAKLFLLKWSFYSSMVIRDLTLRSAASFGSFHLIRLLYDEYMYYLIEHRVAQAKGETPIAVMGEFASLGRGLNQLDPDKEEEEEEDDESEEEGQELTLPADAAVLGEESLEPPAKLARTDQRVLFTTGSADN; encoded by the exons ATGGCCACCTCAGCCTATGTAGGGGAGATGCAACCAGCAGCCCAGCCTCAGGGGGCTGCTGTGACCGTCACACCGGGTCAACCTGACACTGCCTCCACCCCTGCAACTACACCTCAGTTTCTGGCAGAGATTCAAACTGCTGTGGCTACCCCCACTGTTGTCACACCTACAGGCCAAACTACTCCCACTGAGCAGGTTTCCGTGGTCGCCTCTCAGAAGCCTGCAGCCGGGAGTCAAACCCAGACCGCATCACAGGTGCAGCCGGCTCAAACGCAGTATGTGACAGCAGAGATCCAGGGTTCCCCCACGCAGTCTGGCAATGCTCAAAGCACTCCTCAGTACATTGTTGTCACAGTCACAG AGGGTTCTCTTCACTCAAGTGACAGTGTGTCAGATTCTAGCCCTCCTCCAGCTGTTGTGCAGACAGGAGTTCCCACACAGGTTGTTCAGCAGGTACAGGCAGCCCAGCAG AGGTCGGTGGTGCAGGCCACTTCTCAGATAGCCAAAACTGAGCCAGGCACACAACTCAGTGTCACCAATCTACAGCCTGTTCATATCACACAGGAA gtccagcagcagcttgcttCAGTGCCGGTGCAGCATGTGTACGCCAACCAAGTGCAGTATGTGGAAGGAGGAGACACCAACTACACCACCAGCACCAT CCGCTCCAGCAACTTCCCTTACACTGAAACGCCGCTGTACACCCAGAGCACAGCTGCCCAGTATTACGAAGGTCAGCCGACTTCAGGCGCACAGGCCTCCTCCCCCGGCACGAGTTTGACAGTCGCCGTGACTGCCGGCGCCACGGGGGGCGTGTCCATGTTTGTGGCCCAGCCCACTAGTGCAGCAGGGGCCGGCGCCACTGTAGTGACCGCCGGGGGCACTGCCAACGGGTCAGAGGAAGGGGCGGGCACCAATGGTAGCACAGCAGGCAGTTACGTGATCCAGGGTGGTTACATGCTGGGCAGtggcagcaacagcagcagcagcagcagcaacggAGGGGCCGCCGGGAACAGTCAGAACTACTCACACAGCGCCCGCGCCTCCCCAGCCACTGTGAGTATTACAGAGGGCGAGGAGAGTAGCGTGCCGTCGGCAGACAAGAAG GTACAGTGGTTGCTGGACAACTATGAGACGGCTGAAGGAGTAAGTCTGCCACGTTCCACGCTGTACTGCCACTACCTGCTGCACTGCCAGGAACAGAAGCTTGAACCAGTCAATGCTGCTTCCTTTGGGAAACTCATCCGATCCGTGTTCATGGGGCTACGCACGCGACGCCTGGGCACTCG GGGCAATTCTAAATACCACTATTACGGACTGAGAATCAAGGCCGGCTCATCTCTTCTCCGACTGATGGAAGACCAACAACATTTGGCCATGAGGCAACAGCCGTTCTCTCAGAAACAAAG GTTGAAGCCCGTGCATAAAGTTGAAGGTATGACCAATGGGACCGCAGCAGGAGCAGgccagcagcaacagcagcaacagggAGCAGGACATGTGGACATCAGTACCCAGGTTCAGCAGTACCAGCAGTTCCTGG ATGCTTCTCGATCTCTCCCAGAGTTTCCAGACATCGACCTCCACGGGAAGTCTTTCCCGGAGGGAATTGAACTCGACCACATAAAGAGCTTTCAGCTGCTTTACAGAGAACACTGTGAG gCCATACTGGACGTTATGGTCAATCTGCAGTTTACACTGGTAGAGACTCTATGGAAAACCTTCTGGAGGTTCAGCCAAAGCCAAGCTGGAGATACTCCAATGGCTGT GCACGATGAGTCAGAGAAGCGCCTCCCAAAATCCTGCCTGGTGTTGCTGTGCAAGTACGAGCCGGTGCTGCGCTGGAGCCGCGACTGTGACAACAGCCTGTACCAGAGCCTGGTGGAGATCCTCATCCCCGACGTCCTCAGACCCATCCCCA GTGCCTTAACACAAGCCATTCGTAACTTTGCCAAGAGCCTTGAGAGCTGGCTGACCAACGCCATGATGAACATCCCTGAGGAAATGGTCCGCATCAAG GTGACATCAGCCAATGCTTTTGCCCAGACGCTGCGCCGCTACACCAGTCTGAACCATCTTGCTCAGGCAGCCCGCGCTGTCCTCCAGAACACAGCTCAGATCAACCAGATGCTCTCCGATCTCAACCGAGTCGACTTTGCGAATGTTCAG GAGCAAGCTTCATGGGTGTGCAGATGCGAAGACCGTGTGGTGCAGCGGCTGGAGCAGGACTTCAAGCTgaccctgcagcagcagaactcCTTGGAGCAGTGGGCCGTGTGGCTTGATGGTGTGGTCTCCCAGGTCCTGAAGCCATACCAGCACAGCCCTGCGTTTCCAAAGGCTGCCAAGCTTTTCTTACTCAAGTGGTCGTTTTACAG TTCCATGGTGATCAGGGACCTCACCCTACGAAGTGCAGCCAGTTTTGGTTCCTTTCACTTGATCCGCCTGCTATATGACGAGTACATGTACTACCTTATCGAGCACAGAGTGGCCCAGGCTAAGGGAGAAACCCCCATCGCCGTGATGGGAGAG TTTGCCAGTTTAGGTCGCGGTCTGAACCAGCTGGATCCTGACAAAG aagaggaagaggaagaagatgatGAGAGTGAGGAAGAGGGCCAGGAGCTGACCCTCCCCGCCGATGCGGCGGTGCTTGGAGAGGAGTCTCTGGAGCCTCCAGCCAAGCTAGCCAGAACGGACCAGCGCGTCCTCTTCACCACGGGCTCGGCTGACAACTAA